From one Microbulbifer sp. A4B17 genomic stretch:
- a CDS encoding M12 family metallo-peptidase yields MKFFKFLVLVVGVFSTVGAFSQEKTFIIFESSRVEAEVQARSHIKKRKLNREVFNLQAGSILEIPGEGVSQQFIVQNIRSKRNKKSLSAFSGDGNGFVTLAEKNGKIVGSIQSKGRLYKVRPAGYGEVTITEVPTNTLIDHDDNYFEEIDLTPRKSALSSSSVSAVSDSGGKITVIVTYTDAFEADAGDVSAYMDLLEEETNVSFTNSGIDTSVEIVHAYKTSYAESGSFYVDRDYFSNDEYPETKELYELRDFYSADVMIVLTGNDLYSGCGLAKAIYASESTALAFAKEACATGYFSFAHEIGHLLGARHIIYSDSNMEPFAYGHGYCNSTPSTWRSVMAYNCPSNLGGPRIQQWSSPDITIDGDPTGTADLEDNARVIRERAWDVANFRVDGES; encoded by the coding sequence GTGAAGTTTTTTAAGTTCTTGGTGCTGGTTGTTGGAGTATTTTCTACGGTAGGTGCTTTTTCTCAAGAAAAAACCTTTATTATCTTTGAGTCCTCTAGAGTTGAAGCTGAAGTACAGGCGAGATCACACATAAAGAAAAGAAAATTGAATCGTGAAGTTTTTAATCTGCAGGCTGGTAGTATCCTTGAAATCCCAGGGGAGGGCGTAAGTCAACAGTTTATCGTCCAGAATATCCGCTCGAAGCGGAATAAGAAGTCACTGTCGGCATTTTCCGGGGATGGTAATGGATTTGTTACTCTTGCGGAGAAAAATGGCAAGATAGTTGGCTCTATTCAATCGAAGGGAAGGCTCTATAAGGTAAGGCCTGCCGGATACGGTGAAGTAACAATCACGGAAGTTCCCACTAACACCCTGATCGACCATGATGATAATTACTTTGAAGAGATAGACCTTACTCCCCGAAAAAGCGCACTAAGTAGCTCTTCAGTAAGTGCAGTTTCAGATTCTGGTGGGAAAATAACTGTTATTGTCACTTATACAGATGCCTTTGAGGCTGATGCCGGCGATGTCTCAGCCTACATGGATTTATTGGAAGAAGAAACTAATGTTTCTTTTACTAATAGCGGTATTGATACTTCCGTTGAAATTGTCCATGCCTATAAAACCAGTTACGCCGAAAGTGGTAGCTTCTATGTCGATCGAGATTATTTCTCAAACGATGAATACCCGGAAACCAAAGAGTTATATGAACTGAGGGATTTCTATAGCGCTGATGTAATGATCGTTTTAACCGGCAATGACTTATACAGCGGATGTGGTTTGGCTAAGGCTATCTACGCATCTGAGTCAACAGCCTTGGCTTTTGCCAAGGAAGCGTGTGCAACGGGGTATTTCAGCTTTGCCCATGAAATCGGCCACTTGTTAGGGGCTCGACATATCATCTACAGCGACTCAAATATGGAACCCTTTGCCTATGGTCACGGTTACTGCAATAGCACACCTTCAACCTGGAGAAGTGTTATGGCGTATAACTGCCCTTCGAATCTTGGGGGTCCGAGAATCCAGCAGTGGTCCAGCCCGGACATCACAATAGATGGAGATCCTACTGGTACTGCCGACCTGGAGGATAATGCCCGGGTTATCCGTGAACGTGCCTGGGATGTTGCGAACTTCAGGGTTGATGGGGAAAGTTAA
- a CDS encoding LysR family transcriptional regulator — MDRLDAMRLYVRIVERGSFTAASTDLGVPRSTSTQVINKLEKQLGVRLLQRSTRKVKATLDGELYYQRCLSILADVEEAEGAFKGSLPKGEVRVDVQGTIARHFVLPRLPDFFERYPDITLVMSEGDRWVDLVQEGVDCAIRYGKLADSELIARHLTMLKRLTCASPQYLQQYGWPSSLEELEGHRVVALRSITSGKSTPLSFCIGDRIEALEVPARLTVTGTESYLDSVKLGLGLAQFPKFHVEKELEAGSLVEILPDFRPPSEPVSVVFTQNRFLSPRVRVFVKWLAEIFPDK, encoded by the coding sequence ATGGATAGACTGGATGCTATGCGCTTGTACGTGCGGATTGTGGAGCGAGGTAGTTTTACCGCAGCTTCCACAGATCTGGGAGTACCGAGATCAACCTCGACCCAGGTCATTAATAAGCTTGAAAAACAACTTGGGGTCAGGTTGTTACAGCGATCGACGCGCAAAGTAAAGGCGACGTTGGACGGGGAGTTATATTACCAGCGCTGCCTTTCAATCCTCGCGGACGTTGAAGAAGCTGAGGGCGCGTTTAAGGGTTCACTGCCGAAGGGTGAGGTACGTGTCGATGTGCAGGGAACTATCGCACGCCACTTCGTTCTGCCCAGGCTCCCCGACTTTTTTGAAAGGTATCCCGATATCACATTAGTGATGAGTGAGGGTGATCGTTGGGTCGACTTAGTCCAGGAAGGTGTTGATTGTGCAATTCGCTATGGAAAGCTGGCTGATAGCGAGTTGATAGCAAGACACTTGACTATGTTAAAGCGGCTCACTTGTGCATCACCGCAGTACTTACAGCAATACGGCTGGCCAAGCTCCCTGGAAGAGTTAGAGGGGCATCGTGTTGTAGCACTTCGCTCAATAACCAGTGGAAAATCCACACCACTGTCATTTTGCATCGGAGATAGGATAGAGGCGCTGGAAGTTCCGGCTCGTTTGACGGTAACTGGTACCGAGAGTTATTTGGATAGTGTTAAATTGGGGCTTGGACTAGCTCAGTTTCCAAAGTTTCATGTAGAAAAAGAATTGGAAGCTGGAAGTTTAGTCGAAATACTTCCCGACTTTCGCCCACCGAGCGAACCTGTATCTGTAGTATTTACTCAAAACCGTTTTCTTTCCCCTAGAGTTAGAGTATTTGTCAAATGGTTGGCTGAAATATTTCCAGATAAATAA
- a CDS encoding SDR family oxidoreductase — protein sequence MEKVALVTGASRGIGAAIASRLAKDGFIVLVNFAGNISAAEKLVNRIEANGGKAVTAQADVSDQRAILRLFDSAEATFGGIDVVVNNAGIMKLSTLAESEDADFDRQVAINLKGTFNIMREATKRLRLGGRIINLSSSVVGLYMPTYGVYAATKAAVEAMTHVVSKELRGRDITVNAVAPGPTATELFLSGKTDEIVSNLAKMPPLERLGTPEDIANTVAFLASEQGGWINGQVIRANGGIV from the coding sequence ATGGAGAAAGTGGCACTCGTCACGGGCGCTTCCCGTGGTATCGGGGCGGCAATCGCCTCCCGTCTGGCAAAGGACGGATTCATAGTTCTGGTCAACTTTGCAGGCAATATTTCAGCTGCTGAGAAACTCGTAAATCGAATTGAAGCCAACGGCGGCAAGGCGGTTACCGCCCAAGCCGATGTAAGCGATCAACGGGCAATTTTACGTCTATTCGACTCAGCAGAGGCCACTTTTGGTGGTATCGACGTCGTGGTAAACAATGCGGGAATAATGAAGCTATCAACACTGGCAGAAAGTGAAGATGCCGATTTTGATCGCCAGGTAGCCATAAATCTAAAAGGCACTTTTAACATCATGCGTGAGGCTACTAAACGACTCCGCCTGGGTGGCCGAATAATCAACTTGTCCTCTAGTGTTGTTGGCCTGTATATGCCGACCTACGGGGTGTATGCCGCGACCAAGGCCGCCGTAGAAGCTATGACCCATGTAGTGTCCAAGGAGTTACGAGGGCGGGATATCACCGTCAATGCCGTTGCCCCAGGCCCCACCGCTACAGAGCTGTTCCTGTCTGGTAAAACTGATGAAATAGTGAGCAACCTTGCCAAGATGCCGCCGCTTGAACGACTGGGAACACCGGAAGATATTGCAAATACCGTTGCATTTTTAGCCAGTGAACAAGGTGGCTGGATCAATGGGCAGGTCATTAGAGCCAACGGTGGGATTGTTTAA